One stretch of Xanthomonas sp. DAR 35659 DNA includes these proteins:
- the surE gene encoding 5'/3'-nucleotidase SurE yields the protein MRVLVSNDDGVDAPGIRMLAEQLRGAGHEVTVVAPDRDRSGASNSLTLDLPIRIKRIDPHTCSVAGTPTDCVHLALTGMLEGEPDMVVSGINNSANLGDDVIYSGTVSAAMEGRFLGLPAVAMSLVSHNHEPRHFQTAARAAVEIVAQLKADPLPADTILNVNVPDLPWSEIKGFEVTRLGNRHRSEPCLPQPDPRGGTVYWIGPAGREQDAGPGTDFHAVRTGFISITPIQVDLTRYQALETVASWVGGLTAALGNPA from the coding sequence ATGCGCGTACTGGTTTCCAACGACGATGGCGTCGATGCCCCCGGCATTCGCATGCTGGCCGAGCAGTTGCGCGGCGCCGGCCACGAGGTCACCGTGGTCGCGCCCGATCGCGACCGTTCCGGCGCGAGCAATTCGCTGACCCTGGATCTGCCGATCCGGATCAAGCGCATCGATCCGCATACCTGCAGCGTCGCCGGCACGCCGACCGACTGCGTGCACCTGGCGCTCACCGGCATGCTCGAGGGCGAGCCGGACATGGTGGTGTCGGGGATCAACAACTCGGCCAATCTGGGCGACGACGTGATCTATTCGGGCACCGTGTCGGCGGCGATGGAAGGCCGCTTCCTCGGCCTGCCGGCGGTGGCGATGTCGCTGGTCAGTCACAACCACGAGCCCAGGCACTTCCAGACCGCCGCGCGCGCGGCGGTGGAGATCGTGGCGCAGCTCAAGGCCGATCCGCTGCCCGCCGACACCATCCTCAACGTCAACGTGCCGGACCTGCCCTGGAGCGAGATCAAGGGCTTCGAGGTCACCCGGCTCGGCAACCGCCACCGTTCCGAACCGTGCCTGCCGCAGCCGGACCCGCGCGGCGGCACCGTGTACTGGATCGGCCCGGCCGGCCGCGAGCAGGACGCCGGCCCCGGCACCGACTTCCACGCGGTGCGCACCGGCTTCATCTCGATCACTCCGATCCAGGTCGACCTGACCCGCTATCAGGCGCTGGAGACGGTCGCCAGTTGGGTCGGCGGCCTCACCGCCGCACTGGGCAACCCGGCATGA
- the ispF gene encoding 2-C-methyl-D-erythritol 2,4-cyclodiphosphate synthase, producing the protein MSHTSASPLPFRIGQGYDVHAFGDGDHLMLGGVRVAHDRGVLAHSDGDVVIHALCDALLGALALGDIGQHFPPSDPRWKGADSAQFLDHCVGLLRARGWRPGNVDVTVICERPKVGPHAQAMRERLAALLQIELDCVSVKATTSEKLGFTGRGEGIAAQAAALLVAL; encoded by the coding sequence ATGTCACACACTTCCGCTTCTCCGCTTCCGTTCCGCATCGGCCAGGGCTACGACGTGCACGCCTTCGGCGACGGCGACCACCTCATGCTCGGTGGGGTGCGCGTGGCGCACGACCGCGGCGTACTCGCCCACAGCGATGGCGACGTGGTGATCCACGCGCTGTGCGACGCGCTGCTCGGCGCGCTGGCGCTGGGCGACATCGGCCAGCATTTCCCGCCGTCCGATCCGCGCTGGAAAGGCGCCGACAGCGCGCAGTTCCTCGATCACTGCGTGGGCCTGCTGCGCGCGCGGGGCTGGCGCCCGGGCAACGTCGACGTCACCGTGATCTGCGAGCGGCCCAAGGTCGGCCCGCATGCGCAGGCGATGCGCGAACGCCTGGCGGCGCTGCTGCAGATCGAGCTGGACTGCGTCAGCGTCAAGGCCACCACCAGCGAGAAGCTCGGCTTCACCGGGCGCGGCGAGGGCATCGCGGCGCAGGCCGCGGCGTTGTTGGTGGCGCTGTGA
- the truD gene encoding tRNA pseudouridine(13) synthase TruD → MRSVAEDFQVDELPAFAPTGEGEHLLLTVRKRGMNTAFAARRLAHWAGVAEMAIGYAGMKDRHAVTTQRFSVHLPKRVAPALEALHSEELQVLEAHWHNRKLPRGALAGNGFVLVLREVRGERTAIEAQLAQIAARGIPNWFGEQRFGRDGGNVGAALAMFGGRRVRREQRSLLLSAARSELFNRVLAARVAAGNWDSALEGEVWMLDGSRSVFGPEPWSQALAERLQRFDIHPSAPLWGAGELRSAEAARALELAALDDAVALRLREGLEREGLKQERRATRLRAGALQWRWLDADATALELCFTLPPGSYATALLHELGEVADAGQGMQAEPAAQE, encoded by the coding sequence ATGCGCAGCGTGGCCGAGGACTTTCAGGTCGACGAACTGCCCGCGTTCGCGCCCACCGGCGAGGGCGAGCACCTGTTGCTGACGGTGCGCAAGCGCGGCATGAACACCGCCTTCGCCGCGCGCCGCCTGGCGCACTGGGCCGGCGTGGCGGAGATGGCGATCGGCTATGCGGGCATGAAGGACCGGCATGCGGTCACCACCCAGCGATTCTCGGTGCATTTGCCCAAGCGCGTGGCGCCGGCGCTGGAAGCGTTGCACAGCGAAGAATTGCAGGTACTGGAAGCGCACTGGCACAACCGCAAGCTGCCGCGCGGCGCTCTGGCCGGCAACGGCTTCGTGCTGGTGTTGCGCGAGGTGCGCGGCGAGCGCACGGCGATCGAGGCGCAGTTGGCGCAGATCGCCGCGCGCGGCATCCCCAACTGGTTCGGCGAGCAGCGCTTCGGCCGCGATGGCGGCAATGTCGGCGCTGCGCTGGCGATGTTCGGCGGGCGCCGGGTGCGCCGCGAGCAGCGCTCGCTGCTGCTGTCGGCCGCGCGTTCCGAACTGTTCAACCGGGTGCTGGCCGCGCGCGTGGCCGCCGGCAACTGGGACAGCGCGCTGGAGGGCGAGGTGTGGATGCTCGACGGCAGCCGCAGCGTGTTCGGCCCGGAGCCATGGTCGCAGGCGCTTGCCGAACGCCTGCAGCGCTTCGACATCCATCCGTCCGCGCCGTTGTGGGGCGCCGGCGAACTGCGCAGCGCCGAGGCGGCACGCGCGCTGGAACTGGCCGCGCTGGATGACGCGGTCGCGCTGCGCCTGCGCGAGGGTCTGGAGCGCGAAGGGCTGAAGCAGGAACGGCGCGCCACTCGCTTGCGCGCCGGCGCGCTGCAATGGCGCTGGCTGGACGCGGACGCCACCGCGCTGGAACTGTGCTTCACGTTGCCGCCCGGCAGCTACGCCACCGCATTGCTGCACGAGTTGGGCGAGGTCGCCGATGCGGGGCAGGGCATGCAGGCCGAGCCCGCGGCGCAGGAATGA
- a CDS encoding Mth938-like domain-containing protein, which produces MQLTQDLPDYAYTLRMADGRQAKVNDRLLTRSFILAPDTLVEQWEAPAAADLQPQQLQPLLDLNPALVILGTGERQVFPPAAALALFLTRGIGIEVMNNAAAARTYNVLAAEGRRVAVGFLLEG; this is translated from the coding sequence ATGCAGCTGACCCAGGACCTGCCCGACTACGCCTACACCCTGCGCATGGCCGACGGCCGCCAGGCGAAGGTGAACGACCGCTTGCTGACCCGCAGCTTCATCCTCGCCCCGGACACCCTGGTCGAGCAGTGGGAGGCCCCGGCCGCGGCGGACCTGCAACCGCAGCAGTTGCAGCCGCTGCTGGACCTGAATCCGGCCTTGGTGATCCTGGGCACCGGCGAACGCCAGGTGTTCCCGCCCGCCGCGGCGCTGGCGCTGTTCCTGACCCGCGGCATCGGCATCGAAGTGATGAACAACGCCGCCGCCGCCCGCACCTACAACGTGCTCGCCGCCGAAGGCCGGCGCGTGGCGGTGGGGTTTCTGCTGGAAGGCTGA
- a CDS encoding peptidoglycan DD-metalloendopeptidase family protein — translation MESEGRMSVDRLVRNGLRGSVWLLVMAGLGACSSATVVRTPGAPGKSAVATPRVSVPKPGVSATVRRGDTLYAIARANNIAPQDLAAWNRLPPPYTIYPGQSLKLYPPGGGTVATRPSGGTVVSPPSATTATRPPVAAAPAPVSSGFSWRWPADGAVVSRFVVGETTKQGVDIAGSSGQAVRAAADGVVVYSGAGLVGYGELIIIKHNEQWLSAYGHNRKRLVNEGQNVKAGEQIAEMGRSGAARDMLHFEIRYNGKPVDPLLYLPPK, via the coding sequence ATGGAGAGCGAAGGTCGGATGAGCGTCGATCGGTTGGTGCGTAACGGCCTGCGTGGCAGCGTGTGGTTGCTGGTGATGGCCGGCCTGGGGGCATGCAGCAGCGCCACGGTGGTGCGCACGCCCGGAGCGCCCGGCAAGTCCGCGGTGGCGACGCCGCGCGTGTCGGTGCCCAAGCCCGGGGTCAGCGCCACCGTGCGCCGCGGCGATACGCTGTACGCGATCGCCCGTGCCAACAACATCGCGCCGCAGGACCTGGCTGCCTGGAACCGGCTGCCGCCGCCGTACACGATCTATCCCGGGCAGTCGCTCAAGCTCTATCCGCCGGGTGGCGGCACGGTCGCCACGCGGCCGAGTGGTGGTACCGTCGTGTCCCCTCCGAGCGCCACGACGGCCACGCGCCCGCCGGTTGCCGCGGCGCCGGCGCCGGTCAGCAGCGGCTTCAGTTGGCGCTGGCCGGCCGATGGCGCGGTGGTCAGCCGCTTCGTCGTCGGCGAGACCACCAAGCAGGGCGTGGACATCGCCGGCAGCAGCGGCCAGGCGGTGCGTGCCGCCGCCGATGGCGTGGTGGTGTATTCGGGCGCCGGCCTGGTGGGCTATGGCGAACTGATCATCATCAAGCACAACGAGCAGTGGCTGTCGGCCTACGGCCATAACCGCAAGCGCCTGGTCAACGAAGGACAGAACGTCAAGGCCGGCGAACAGATCGCCGAGATGGGGCGCAGCGGCGCCGCGCGCGACATGCTGCACTTCGAGATCCGCTACAACGGCAAGCCGGTCGATCCGCTGCTGTATCTGCCGCCGAAGTAA
- the ftsH gene encoding ATP-dependent zinc metalloprotease FtsH, with product MNDLTKNLLLWVVVAVVLMVVFQSFSPRLAGGPGNDSVTYTQFLKEVDAGRVKSVDFTDDTGLAVTAIRFKRGDGSESTVYGPRDDKLVDVLYSKNVEMTRQKPANGPGFWSLVLNFLPVILIIGFWLFIMRQMQGGGGGAKGAMSFGKSRAKLQGEDQIKVTFADVAGCDEAKEEVGELVDFLRDPTKFTKLGGKIPRGVLMVGPPGTGKTLLAKAIAGEAKVPFFSISGSDFVEMFVGVGASRVRDMFEQAKKHAPCIIFIDEIDAVGRHRGAGLGGGHDEREQTLNQLLVEMDGFEGGEGVIVIAATNRPDVLDPALLRPGRFDRQVVVGLPDVRGREQILKVHMRKLPLADDVEPMLIARGTPGFSGADLANLCNEAALFAARETVKEVRMDHFDRARDKILMGAERRSMAMSEEEKTNTAYHEAGHAIIGRLVPDHDPVYKVTIIPRGRALGVTQFLPEGDRYSSTRESLHSRLATLYGGRVAEELIFGADKVTTGASNDIERATKMARNMVTKWGLSDELGPIAYGEEEDEVFLGRSVTQHKSVSDETARKIDDVVREILDGAYNRAKTILTENIDKLHVMAKLLLEYETIDVPQIDAIMEGRDPPPPMGWNKSGKDGKDGGNDKGSSRPLPPIAGPAEQL from the coding sequence ATGAACGACTTGACCAAGAATCTGTTGCTGTGGGTAGTCGTCGCCGTCGTGCTGATGGTGGTGTTCCAGAGCTTCTCGCCGCGCCTGGCCGGCGGCCCCGGCAACGACTCGGTGACCTATACCCAGTTCCTTAAGGAAGTGGACGCCGGGCGGGTGAAGTCGGTCGACTTCACCGACGACACCGGGCTGGCGGTGACCGCGATCCGCTTCAAGCGCGGCGACGGCAGCGAGAGCACCGTGTACGGCCCGCGCGACGACAAGCTGGTCGACGTGCTGTATAGCAAGAACGTGGAAATGACCCGGCAGAAGCCGGCCAACGGCCCGGGCTTCTGGTCGCTGGTGCTGAACTTCCTGCCGGTCATCCTGATCATCGGCTTCTGGCTGTTCATCATGCGCCAGATGCAGGGCGGCGGCGGTGGCGCCAAGGGCGCGATGTCCTTCGGCAAATCGCGCGCCAAGCTGCAGGGCGAGGACCAGATCAAGGTCACCTTCGCCGACGTCGCCGGCTGCGACGAGGCCAAGGAAGAGGTCGGCGAATTGGTCGACTTCCTGCGCGATCCGACCAAGTTCACCAAGCTCGGCGGCAAGATCCCGCGCGGCGTGCTGATGGTCGGCCCGCCCGGTACCGGCAAGACGCTGCTGGCCAAGGCCATCGCCGGCGAGGCCAAGGTGCCGTTCTTCAGCATTTCCGGTTCGGACTTCGTGGAAATGTTCGTCGGCGTCGGCGCCAGCCGCGTGCGCGACATGTTCGAGCAGGCCAAGAAGCACGCCCCGTGCATCATCTTCATCGACGAAATCGATGCGGTCGGCCGCCATCGCGGCGCCGGCCTGGGCGGCGGTCACGACGAGCGCGAGCAGACCCTGAACCAGTTGCTGGTGGAGATGGACGGCTTCGAGGGCGGCGAAGGCGTGATCGTCATCGCCGCGACCAACCGTCCGGACGTGCTCGACCCGGCGCTGCTGCGCCCGGGCCGCTTCGACCGCCAGGTGGTGGTCGGCCTGCCGGACGTGCGCGGCCGCGAGCAGATCCTCAAGGTGCACATGCGCAAGCTGCCGCTGGCCGACGACGTCGAGCCGATGCTGATCGCGCGCGGCACGCCCGGTTTCTCCGGCGCCGACCTGGCCAACCTGTGCAACGAGGCGGCGCTGTTCGCCGCGCGCGAGACGGTCAAGGAAGTGCGCATGGATCACTTCGACCGCGCCCGCGACAAGATCCTGATGGGCGCCGAGCGCCGCTCGATGGCGATGAGCGAGGAAGAGAAGACCAACACCGCCTATCACGAGGCCGGTCACGCCATCATCGGTCGCCTGGTGCCGGACCACGACCCGGTCTACAAGGTCACCATCATCCCGCGCGGCCGCGCGCTGGGCGTGACCCAGTTCCTGCCCGAGGGCGATCGCTACAGTTCCACCCGCGAAAGCCTGCACAGCCGCCTGGCGACGCTGTACGGCGGACGCGTGGCCGAGGAGCTGATCTTCGGCGCCGACAAGGTCACCACCGGTGCGTCCAACGACATCGAGCGCGCGACCAAGATGGCGCGCAACATGGTCACCAAGTGGGGTCTGTCCGACGAGCTGGGGCCGATCGCCTACGGCGAGGAGGAGGACGAGGTGTTCCTGGGACGTTCGGTCACCCAGCACAAGAGCGTCTCCGACGAGACCGCGCGCAAGATCGACGACGTGGTGCGCGAGATCCTGGACGGCGCCTACAACCGCGCCAAGACCATCCTCACCGAGAACATCGACAAGCTGCACGTGATGGCCAAGCTGCTGCTGGAGTACGAGACCATCGACGTGCCGCAGATCGACGCGATCATGGAAGGCCGCGATCCGCCGCCGCCGATGGGCTGGAACAAGTCCGGCAAGGACGGCAAGGATGGCGGCAACGACAAGGGCAGTTCGCGGCCGCTGCCGCCGATCGCCGGGCCGGCCGAGCAGCTCTGA
- the folP gene encoding dihydropteroate synthase, producing MFETSPSLDCGGRRLLLDRPRVMGIVNVTPDSFSDGGAHASLEAAVAHGLRLAEEGADLLDIGGESTRPGAAPVPVEEEVRRVVPVIERLAAQTTLPLSVDTFKPEVMRAAVAAGAGMINDVQALRQPGALDAAAQLQVPVVLMHMPADAYAAGSAPGYDDVVGEVHRFLAERIFAAEMAGIDKRRLLVDPGFGFGKSTAENLQLLAQLERFVELGVPVLAGLSRKRSIGELTGREVPEQRVAGSVAAHLLAAQRGAALLRVHDVAATVDALKVWQALMAVPLPRSGATANTIRWPDED from the coding sequence ATGTTCGAGACCTCGCCGAGCCTGGACTGCGGCGGACGCCGCCTGCTGCTGGATCGCCCGCGGGTCATGGGCATCGTCAACGTCACGCCCGATTCCTTCTCCGACGGCGGCGCGCACGCGAGCCTGGAAGCGGCCGTCGCGCACGGCCTGCGCCTGGCCGAGGAGGGCGCCGACCTGCTCGACATCGGTGGCGAATCGACCCGCCCCGGCGCCGCGCCGGTGCCGGTCGAGGAAGAGGTGCGCCGGGTCGTCCCGGTGATCGAACGGCTGGCGGCGCAGACCACGCTGCCGCTGAGCGTGGATACCTTCAAGCCGGAGGTGATGCGCGCGGCGGTGGCCGCCGGCGCCGGCATGATCAACGACGTGCAGGCCCTTCGCCAGCCTGGCGCGCTGGACGCGGCGGCCCAGTTGCAGGTGCCGGTGGTGCTGATGCACATGCCCGCGGACGCCTACGCCGCGGGCAGCGCGCCGGGCTACGACGACGTGGTCGGCGAGGTGCACCGGTTCCTGGCCGAACGCATCTTCGCCGCCGAAATGGCCGGCATCGACAAGCGTCGCCTGCTGGTCGATCCGGGCTTCGGCTTCGGCAAGAGCACCGCCGAGAACCTGCAACTGCTGGCGCAATTGGAGCGGTTCGTCGAACTGGGCGTGCCCGTGCTGGCCGGCCTCTCGCGCAAGCGCAGCATCGGCGAACTGACCGGGCGCGAGGTGCCGGAACAGCGCGTGGCCGGGTCGGTGGCCGCGCACTTGCTGGCCGCGCAACGCGGCGCGGCGTTGCTCCGTGTGCACGACGTCGCCGCCACCGTGGATGCGCTGAAGGTCTGGCAGGCGTTGATGGCGGTCCCGCTGCCGCGCAGTGGCGCAACGGCGAACACGATCCGCTGGCCGGACGAGGACTGA
- the ispD gene encoding 2-C-methyl-D-erythritol 4-phosphate cytidylyltransferase codes for MMGAVWAVVPAAGRGTRFGAAVPKQYLHAGGRPLIEHALHALLAHPTVAGAMIALGADDADWPGWTELAGKPVLTCIGGASRAGSVLAALEALPDAVKADDFVLVHDAARPNLALADLDRLLETGRGDPVGAILAAPVRDTLKRAGDDGGIDATEPRERLWRALTPQLFRRLQLTRALEQAAAAGVEVTDDAMAMELLGLRPLLVEGAEDNFKVTTPADLARFEFELFQRQGG; via the coding sequence CTGATGGGCGCGGTGTGGGCGGTGGTCCCGGCCGCCGGGCGCGGTACCCGCTTCGGCGCGGCCGTGCCCAAGCAGTATCTGCACGCCGGCGGGCGGCCGCTGATCGAACATGCCTTGCACGCCTTGCTGGCGCATCCGACGGTGGCGGGCGCGATGATCGCGCTCGGCGCCGACGACGCGGACTGGCCCGGCTGGACCGAGCTGGCGGGCAAGCCGGTGCTGACCTGCATCGGCGGCGCCAGCCGCGCCGGCTCGGTGTTGGCCGCGCTGGAGGCCTTGCCGGATGCGGTCAAGGCCGACGACTTCGTGCTGGTGCACGATGCGGCGCGCCCGAACCTGGCGTTGGCCGATCTGGATCGGTTGCTGGAAACCGGCCGCGGCGATCCGGTCGGCGCGATCCTGGCCGCGCCGGTGCGCGACACGCTCAAGCGCGCCGGCGACGACGGCGGCATCGACGCCACCGAGCCGCGCGAGCGGCTGTGGCGCGCGCTGACCCCGCAACTGTTCCGGCGCCTGCAGTTGACCCGCGCGCTGGAACAGGCCGCCGCCGCCGGCGTCGAAGTCACCGACGACGCGATGGCGATGGAACTGCTCGGCCTGCGGCCGCTGCTGGTCGAGGGCGCCGAAGACAACTTCAAGGTCACCACGCCGGCCGATCTGGCCCGCTTCGAGTTCGAACTGTTCCAGCGGCAGGGTGGCTGA
- a CDS encoding lysozyme inhibitor LprI family protein, with protein sequence MVQIAAGALALCIVGSASAKDCEAGASNMAEVRACLAEQQTTDLDAALSRVAVLVSKDKSATAALRQSQASWLKFVEDSCSFSVAIAPSDAYPEDVRTNCRADFTAARIKILQAWSKQLGPGR encoded by the coding sequence ATGGTTCAGATCGCAGCCGGTGCCTTGGCGCTTTGCATTGTCGGCTCGGCCAGCGCTAAAGACTGCGAGGCGGGCGCGTCGAACATGGCGGAAGTCCGCGCCTGTCTCGCGGAGCAGCAGACCACCGATCTTGATGCCGCGCTGTCGCGCGTTGCCGTGCTTGTCAGCAAAGACAAGTCCGCTACCGCCGCGCTCAGGCAATCCCAGGCGAGTTGGCTCAAGTTTGTCGAGGACTCGTGCAGCTTCTCGGTTGCCATCGCGCCATCCGACGCATACCCCGAGGATGTGCGGACGAACTGCAGGGCTGACTTCACCGCCGCGCGCATAAAGATCCTTCAGGCCTGGTCCAAGCAACTCGGCCCCGGCCGTTAA
- the yhbY gene encoding ribosome assembly RNA-binding protein YhbY, with protein sequence MSISLTPSQNRFLRGLAHDLKPLLQIGGKGVTPAFLAELNEVLERHELVKVKVGGEDREARDASIASLVQQSGSVLVQRIGHTAILYRPAKEDRQIVLPRG encoded by the coding sequence ATGTCGATCAGCCTGACCCCGTCCCAGAACCGCTTCCTGCGCGGCCTGGCGCACGACCTCAAACCCCTGCTGCAGATCGGCGGCAAGGGCGTCACGCCGGCCTTCCTGGCCGAACTGAACGAGGTGCTGGAGCGCCACGAACTGGTCAAGGTGAAGGTCGGCGGCGAGGACCGCGAGGCCCGCGACGCGAGCATCGCCAGCCTGGTGCAGCAGTCCGGCAGCGTGCTGGTGCAGCGGATCGGCCACACCGCGATCCTGTACCGCCCGGCCAAGGAAGACCGCCAGATCGTGCTGCCGCGCGGTTGA
- a CDS encoding protein-L-isoaspartate(D-aspartate) O-methyltransferase has protein sequence MTPRLRLQPEAIGIGMTSQRVRDRLVARLRESGIGDESVLNAVRTVPRHLFIDEALASRAYEDTALPIGHGQTISQPWVVARMTETVLAAAPKRVLEVGTGSGYQAAILAALGLEVYTVERIGDLLRQARKRLRQLGMNVRSKHDDGRIGWAEHGPYDAIVVTAAAPALVDALVAQLAPGGCLVAPVGGPSSQSLVRLRRDAEGQIEQDILAPVTFVPLLSGMLD, from the coding sequence ATGACGCCGCGGCTGCGGCTGCAACCGGAGGCGATCGGGATCGGCATGACCTCGCAGCGGGTGCGCGATCGTCTGGTCGCGCGCCTGCGCGAATCCGGCATCGGCGACGAGAGCGTGCTCAACGCGGTGCGCACCGTGCCGCGGCATCTGTTCATCGACGAAGCGCTGGCCTCGCGCGCCTACGAGGACACCGCGCTGCCGATCGGTCACGGCCAGACCATCTCGCAGCCGTGGGTGGTGGCGCGGATGACCGAGACCGTGCTCGCGGCGGCGCCGAAGAGGGTGCTGGAAGTGGGGACTGGCTCCGGCTACCAGGCCGCGATCCTGGCCGCGCTGGGGCTGGAGGTCTACACCGTGGAGCGCATCGGCGACCTGCTGCGGCAGGCACGCAAGCGCTTGCGCCAGCTCGGCATGAACGTGCGCAGCAAACACGACGATGGCCGCATCGGCTGGGCCGAGCACGGCCCGTACGACGCGATCGTGGTCACCGCCGCGGCGCCGGCGCTGGTCGATGCGCTGGTCGCGCAGTTGGCGCCCGGCGGTTGCCTGGTGGCGCCGGTGGGCGGCCCGTCCTCGCAGTCGCTGGTGCGGCTGCGTCGCGATGCCGAGGGGCAGATCGAACAAGACATCCTGGCGCCAGTCACCTTCGTGCCGTTGCTGTCGGGCATGCTGGATTGA
- a CDS encoding Smr/MutS family protein, with amino-acid sequence MSQPEDEDPAALFRAAIGAVTPLNATPPANAKPRPKPRARMAERDEAEAQSEFQRLLRDGAPLEAGDVASYRRESVPARVFQRLRRGQFSAQDELDLHGANAAQAEALLRQFIAEAHAHEYGCVRIVHGKGLQSGGVPMLKNLVDRLLRQRNDVLAFHSAPTAQGGTGAMLVLLARR; translated from the coding sequence ATGTCGCAGCCCGAAGACGAAGATCCCGCCGCCCTGTTCCGCGCGGCGATCGGCGCGGTCACGCCGCTCAATGCGACGCCACCGGCCAATGCCAAGCCACGGCCGAAGCCGCGCGCGCGCATGGCCGAGCGCGACGAGGCCGAGGCGCAGAGCGAGTTCCAACGCCTGCTGCGCGACGGCGCGCCGCTGGAAGCCGGCGACGTGGCCAGCTACCGCCGCGAGAGCGTGCCGGCGCGCGTGTTCCAGCGCCTGCGCCGCGGCCAGTTCTCGGCGCAGGACGAACTGGATCTGCACGGCGCCAACGCGGCGCAGGCCGAGGCGCTGCTGCGCCAGTTCATCGCCGAGGCGCATGCGCACGAGTACGGCTGCGTGCGCATCGTGCACGGCAAGGGCCTGCAGTCCGGCGGCGTGCCGATGTTGAAGAATCTGGTCGATCGCCTGCTGCGCCAGCGCAACGACGTGCTGGCGTTCCATTCGGCGCCGACCGCACAGGGCGGCACCGGGGCGATGCTGGTGCTGCTGGCGCGGCGCTGA
- a CDS encoding YqaA family protein encodes MKIFGPLYERAIAWSRHRRAPALLTGLSFAEAIVFPVPPEVMLAPMSLAQPRRALWFATLSLMGSLAGALVGYMLGHFAFAAVQPLIEWLGWTQKIDAQVNHLREVVAESPWRAFWLLVLAGFTPIPLKIFTWASGIVGIPLLPFLASMVVGRGKRVYLVAGAIRLGGPRAEAALRRWIEPLGWVATAILALLVVWVIWRAKVG; translated from the coding sequence ATGAAGATTTTCGGGCCGCTGTACGAACGCGCCATCGCCTGGTCGCGCCACCGGCGCGCGCCGGCGCTGCTGACCGGGCTCAGCTTCGCCGAGGCGATCGTGTTCCCGGTGCCGCCGGAGGTGATGCTGGCGCCGATGTCGCTGGCGCAGCCGCGGCGCGCCTTGTGGTTCGCCACGTTGAGCTTGATGGGGTCGCTGGCCGGTGCGCTGGTCGGCTACATGCTCGGCCACTTCGCCTTCGCCGCGGTGCAGCCCTTGATCGAGTGGCTGGGCTGGACGCAGAAGATCGATGCGCAGGTGAACCATCTGCGCGAGGTCGTCGCCGAGTCGCCGTGGCGCGCGTTCTGGCTGCTGGTGCTGGCCGGATTCACGCCGATTCCGCTGAAGATATTTACCTGGGCCTCAGGCATCGTGGGAATCCCGCTGCTACCGTTCCTGGCGAGCATGGTGGTGGGGCGCGGCAAGCGCGTGTATCTGGTGGCCGGTGCGATCCGCCTCGGCGGCCCGCGCGCGGAAGCCGCGTTGCGCCGTTGGATCGAACCGCTCGGTTGGGTCGCCACGGCGATCCTGGCGCTGCTGGTGGTGTGGGTCATATGGAGAGCGAAGGTCGGATGA
- the rlmE gene encoding 23S rRNA (uridine(2552)-2'-O)-methyltransferase RlmE encodes MATRSKSSQRWLREHFADPFVKKAQAEGMRSRAAYKLEELLQRDKLLRPDMVVVDLGAAPGGWSQQVRKSLGERGRVLALDILEMPPLAGVEFLHGDFREEQVLSQFEAMLGGSPVDLVLSDMAPNKSGMDAVDQPRMMHLAELAMDFADTHLKPGGAFLIKLFQGVGSDDYIREMRRRYDKVSIRKPAASRKRSPEVYALGQGKRAQIK; translated from the coding sequence ATGGCAACCCGCAGCAAAAGCAGCCAACGCTGGCTCCGCGAACATTTCGCCGATCCCTTCGTGAAGAAGGCGCAGGCCGAGGGCATGCGTTCGCGCGCGGCCTACAAGCTGGAAGAACTGCTGCAGCGCGACAAGCTGCTGCGCCCGGACATGGTGGTGGTGGACCTGGGGGCCGCGCCGGGTGGCTGGTCGCAGCAGGTGCGCAAGTCGCTGGGCGAGCGCGGCCGGGTGCTGGCGCTGGACATCCTGGAGATGCCGCCGCTGGCCGGCGTGGAGTTCCTTCACGGCGACTTCAGGGAAGAGCAGGTGCTATCGCAGTTCGAGGCCATGCTGGGCGGCAGCCCGGTAGACCTTGTGCTGTCGGATATGGCCCCCAATAAAAGCGGCATGGACGCGGTCGATCAGCCGCGGATGATGCATCTGGCGGAGTTGGCCATGGACTTCGCCGATACCCACCTCAAGCCGGGCGGGGCGTTCCTGATCAAGCTGTTCCAGGGCGTCGGGTCCGACGATTACATCCGTGAGATGCGCCGCCGTTACGACAAGGTGTCCATCCGCAAACCGGCGGCGTCGCGCAAGCGGTCGCCGGAGGTCTATGCCCTCGGGCAGGGCAAGCGCGCCCAGATCAAGTAA